A single window of Flavobacterium sp. 140616W15 DNA harbors:
- a CDS encoding alpha/beta hydrolase, with amino-acid sequence MKRLLLLSLIISFLFSNTCVAQKQNQPPNEQIDTEFFIPIEKSNLYTKVVGNPDKSIIITLHGGPGAFNLDHEFYRDVFEKDYLMVYFDQRGSGKSDEWKDKTMLTTEQFVKDLDLVVDYIKNKYPNKKINLLGSSWGGTLGFLYLIKHQEKINSFISNSGTANIQNNSFALIDHEKKLANKLIKETNDPSKINRYKEILEKLDVIEKSGFKNFFADMDTIRYQFPKDLGFNVYWAQPEKKAKIDELLKNPDFYTRNKYTPELLEKSMVRFEYINEVFHSQEAYNNLNILNEIAIIKTPILIIQGEFDYAIGIESGRMIYKSLKNVPKKHKELVYIKNASHNVPAEAPEELYKSFTTFFKKYN; translated from the coding sequence ATGAAACGATTACTTTTATTATCTCTAATAATCTCTTTTTTATTTTCAAATACTTGTGTTGCACAAAAACAAAATCAGCCTCCAAATGAACAAATAGATACCGAGTTTTTTATACCCATTGAAAAATCAAATCTTTATACAAAAGTCGTTGGTAATCCTGATAAATCCATAATCATAACATTACACGGTGGGCCTGGGGCTTTTAATTTAGACCACGAATTTTACAGAGATGTATTTGAAAAAGATTATTTAATGGTCTATTTTGACCAAAGAGGAAGTGGTAAATCAGATGAATGGAAAGATAAAACGATGCTCACAACTGAACAATTTGTAAAAGATTTAGACCTTGTGGTAGATTACATAAAAAATAAATATCCAAATAAAAAAATAAACCTTTTAGGCTCATCTTGGGGTGGAACACTTGGTTTTTTATATTTAATAAAACATCAAGAAAAAATCAATTCATTTATTAGTAATTCAGGTACTGCAAATATCCAAAATAATAGCTTTGCTTTAATTGATCATGAAAAAAAACTAGCAAATAAGCTTATCAAAGAAACAAATGATCCGAGCAAAATAAACAGATATAAAGAAATTCTTGAAAAGTTAGATGTTATAGAAAAAAGCGGATTTAAAAACTTCTTTGCTGATATGGATACAATAAGATACCAATTCCCAAAAGACCTTGGTTTTAATGTTTATTGGGCACAACCTGAAAAGAAAGCAAAAATTGATGAGCTACTGAAAAATCCAGATTTTTATACCAGAAACAAATACACTCCCGAACTTTTAGAAAAATCGATGGTAAGATTTGAATACATAAATGAAGTATTTCATAGCCAAGAAGCATACAATAATCTCAATATTTTAAATGAAATTGCTATTATTAAAACCCCTATCTTAATCATTCAAGGAGAATTCGACTATGCGATCGGTATTGAATCTGGTAGAATGATTTATAAATCTCTTAAAAATGTCCCTAAAAAACATAAAGAATTAGTCTATATAAAGAACGCTTCACACAACGTACCAGCCGAAGCTCCGGAAGAGTTATACAAGTCATTTACAACTTTTTTTAAAAAGTATAATTAA
- a CDS encoding outer membrane beta-barrel protein produces the protein MNGIYKNKATSNLSSGFQYLLMDKNLKISLNVNDIFKTAGPRRNATVNNVLNKTVMYLDSRNLQFSVSYKFGNSKIRVQQRQTGNQEERRRTGN, from the coding sequence ATAAATGGGATATATAAAAATAAGGCAACAAGTAATTTATCTTCTGGATTTCAATACCTACTAATGGATAAAAATTTGAAAATCTCTTTAAATGTGAATGATATTTTTAAAACAGCTGGACCTCGTCGAAATGCTACAGTTAATAATGTACTGAATAAGACTGTTATGTATTTGGACAGTAGAAATCTCCAATTTTCTGTTTCTTATAAATTTGGAAACAGTAAAATAAGAGTACAACAAAGACAAACGGGCAATCAAGAAGAGAGAAGAAGGACTGGAAATTAG